The proteins below come from a single Burkholderia sp. FERM BP-3421 genomic window:
- a CDS encoding MdtA/MuxA family multidrug efflux RND transporter periplasmic adaptor subunit — translation MDNQQKQSPAAPRPTDTPRSRRKLIAFGVLAAVVAGGLLWWHPWSRGTGAPDNAASQGGGRKRGGPSALAGLPQPVQVASATQGDMPIVLNALGTVTPLANVTVKTQLAGYLQSVAFQEGQMVHKGDVLAQIDPRPYQVALANAQGTLARDQALLATARLDLKRYQTLVAQDSIATQTADTQASLVKQYEGTVQTDQAAIDSAKLNLTYARITAPVSGRVGLRQVDPGNYVTPSDANGIVVITQLQPMSVIFTTSEDNLPSILKQVNAGNALSVTAYNRNNTTALATGSLATLDNQIDTTTGTVKLRASFANADNMLFPNQFVNTRLLVDTLRGATIVPTSAVLTGSIGQFVYVVKPDNTVTVRKVTPGPVDGERTSIAAGLAVGERVVTDGSDRLREGSTIMIPAERPKHASGARGASAGHAGHHKKGASQAQSQ, via the coding sequence ATGGACAATCAACAAAAGCAATCACCCGCCGCTCCCCGTCCCACGGACACCCCGCGCTCCCGTCGCAAGCTGATCGCCTTTGGCGTACTCGCCGCCGTCGTGGCGGGGGGGCTGCTGTGGTGGCATCCGTGGAGCCGCGGCACCGGCGCGCCGGACAACGCGGCGAGCCAGGGCGGCGGCCGCAAGCGCGGCGGCCCCAGCGCGCTGGCGGGCCTGCCGCAGCCGGTGCAGGTCGCGAGCGCCACCCAGGGCGACATGCCGATCGTGCTGAACGCGCTCGGCACCGTCACGCCGCTCGCGAACGTGACCGTCAAGACCCAGCTGGCGGGCTACCTGCAGTCGGTGGCGTTCCAGGAAGGCCAGATGGTGCACAAGGGCGACGTGCTCGCGCAGATCGACCCGCGCCCGTACCAGGTCGCGCTCGCCAATGCGCAAGGCACGCTCGCGCGCGACCAGGCGCTGCTCGCGACCGCCCGCCTCGACCTCAAGCGCTACCAGACCCTGGTCGCCCAGGACTCGATCGCGACCCAGACGGCCGACACCCAGGCCTCGCTCGTCAAGCAATACGAAGGCACCGTGCAGACCGACCAGGCGGCGATCGATTCCGCCAAGCTGAACCTGACCTACGCGCGCATCACCGCGCCCGTGTCGGGCCGCGTCGGCCTGCGCCAGGTCGATCCGGGCAACTACGTGACGCCGTCCGACGCGAACGGCATCGTCGTGATCACCCAGCTGCAGCCGATGAGCGTGATCTTCACGACCTCGGAAGACAACCTGCCGTCGATCCTCAAGCAGGTCAACGCGGGCAACGCGCTGTCGGTGACCGCGTACAACCGCAACAACACCACGGCGCTCGCGACCGGCTCGCTCGCGACGCTCGACAACCAGATCGACACCACCACGGGCACGGTCAAGCTGCGCGCGAGCTTCGCGAACGCGGACAACATGCTGTTCCCGAATCAGTTCGTGAACACGCGCCTGCTCGTCGACACGCTGCGCGGCGCGACGATCGTGCCGACCTCCGCGGTGCTGACGGGCTCGATCGGCCAGTTCGTCTACGTCGTGAAGCCCGACAACACGGTCACCGTGCGCAAGGTCACGCCGGGCCCGGTGGACGGCGAGCGCACCAGCATCGCGGCGGGGCTCGCCGTCGGCGAGCGGGTCGTGACGGACGGCTCGGACCGGCTGCGCGAAGGCTCGACGATCATGATCCCGGCCGAGCGGCCCAAGCATGCGTCCGGCGCGCGCGGCGCATCGGCCGGCCACGCGGGCCATCACAAGAAGGGCGCGTCGCAAGCCCAATCGCAATGA
- a CDS encoding IclR family transcriptional regulator: MPTPTTAQIHSRERDAAPDEISALSRGLSVLRRIAAADAPVSNRELTELTGIPKPTVSRITATLVSAGFLFQLPDSERFVLTASVLELSNGFLRNFDIRARSRPFLAELAERTSLSVHLAVRDRLDMVAIDVIRPRSAVLVTRLEIGSRMEIARTAVGRAYLAALEPDERRGLIGALQAAAGDDWPHVVARLTPALEEASRDGYALALGEWREGLNAIAAGFVGPSGQRYAVNCGGAAHQCPPEWLLSTAVPALRACITQITREIGGSLWPATGDA, encoded by the coding sequence GTGCCGACACCGACCACCGCTCAGATCCATTCCCGGGAACGCGACGCCGCGCCCGACGAAATCAGCGCGCTGTCCCGAGGGCTCTCGGTCCTGCGGCGCATCGCCGCCGCCGACGCCCCGGTCAGCAACCGGGAACTGACAGAATTAACAGGTATCCCGAAGCCGACCGTTTCCCGCATCACCGCGACGCTCGTCAGCGCCGGTTTCCTGTTCCAGCTGCCCGACAGTGAACGCTTCGTGCTGACCGCGTCGGTGTTGGAGTTGAGCAACGGCTTCCTGCGCAACTTCGACATCCGCGCGCGCTCGCGGCCGTTCCTCGCCGAGCTGGCCGAGCGCACCTCGCTGTCGGTCCACCTCGCGGTGCGCGACCGGCTCGACATGGTCGCGATCGACGTGATCCGGCCGCGCTCCGCCGTGCTGGTGACCCGGCTCGAAATCGGCTCGCGCATGGAGATCGCGCGCACCGCGGTCGGGCGCGCCTACCTCGCGGCGCTCGAACCGGACGAGCGGCGCGGCCTGATCGGCGCGCTGCAGGCCGCCGCGGGCGACGACTGGCCGCATGTCGTCGCCCGCCTCACGCCGGCGCTCGAGGAGGCGTCGCGGGACGGCTACGCGCTCGCGCTCGGCGAGTGGCGCGAAGGCCTGAACGCGATCGCGGCGGGCTTCGTCGGCCCGTCCGGGCAGCGCTACGCGGTCAATTGCGGCGGCGCCGCGCACCAGTGCCCGCCCGAATGGCTGCTGTCGACCGCCGTGCCGGCGCTGCGCGCGTGCATCACGCAGATCACGCGCGAGATCGGCGGCTCGCTGTGGCCCGCCACGGGCGACGCCTGA
- a CDS encoding MdtB/MuxB family multidrug efflux RND transporter permease subunit — MNPSRLFILRPVGTALLMAAILLAGLVALRFLPLAALPEVDYPTIQVQTFYPGASPEVMTSSVTAPLERQFGQMPSLNQMSSQSSAGASVITLQFSLDLPLDIAEQEVQAAINAAGNLLPSDLPAPPIYAKVNPADAPVLTLAVTSKTLPLTQVQDLADTRLAMKISQVAGVGLVSLSGGNRPAVRIQANPLALASYGLNLDDLRTTISNLNVNTPKGNFDGPTRAYTINANDQLTSADQYNDAVVAYKSGRPVMLTDVAKVVAGSENTKLGAWVDSEPAIILNVQRQPGANVIQTVDSIKAILPKLQEALPASLDVQIVTDRTTMIRAAVRDVQFELALAVALVVLVMYLFLANLYATIIPSLSVPLSLIGTLAVMYLSGFSLNNLSLMALTIATGFVVDDAIVMIENIARYVEEGEAPLEAALKGSRQIGFTIISLTVSLIAVLIPLLFMGDVVGRLFHEFAITLAVTIVISAVVSLTLVPMMCAKLLRHTPPLESHRFETRVHVLIDKVIARYGVALEWVLNRQRATLVVALLTLVLTGVLYVVIPKGFFPVQDTGVIQAITQAPQSVSYQAMAERQQALAAEILKNPDVESLTSFIGVDGANITLNSGRMLINLKARDARSETASEIIRTLQQQVAHLPGISLYMQPVQDLTIDSTVSPTQYQFMLTDPNPDEFATWVPKLVDRLKKEPSLADVATDLQQNGQSVYIEIDRATAARFGITPATVDNALYDAYGQRIVSTIFTQSNQYRVILESEPQMQHYTTSLNGIYLPAAGGGQVPLAAIATFHERPSPLLVTHLSQFPATTISFNLAPGASLGEAVKAIEAAEKEIGLPGSFQTRFQGAALAFQASLSNQLFLILAAIITMYIVLGVLYESYIHPITILSTLPSAGVGALLALMITGHDLDIIGIIGIVLLIGIVKKNAIMMIDFALEAERVEGKSPRDAIYQACLLRFRPILMTTLAALLGAVPLIVGSGSGSELRQPLGIAIAGGLIVSQVLTLFTTPVIYLGFDALARRLRALFHRDGNAAGAHPDA; from the coding sequence ATGAATCCGTCCCGTCTTTTCATTCTCCGCCCGGTCGGCACCGCATTGCTGATGGCGGCCATCCTGCTGGCCGGCCTCGTCGCGCTGCGGTTCCTGCCGCTCGCCGCGCTGCCCGAGGTCGACTACCCGACGATCCAGGTCCAGACCTTCTACCCGGGCGCGAGCCCCGAGGTGATGACCTCGTCGGTGACCGCCCCGCTCGAACGCCAGTTCGGCCAGATGCCGTCGCTGAACCAGATGTCGTCGCAAAGCTCGGCCGGCGCCTCGGTGATCACGCTGCAGTTCAGCCTCGACCTGCCGCTCGACATCGCCGAGCAGGAAGTGCAGGCCGCGATCAACGCGGCCGGCAACCTGCTGCCGTCCGACCTGCCCGCGCCGCCGATCTACGCGAAGGTGAACCCGGCCGACGCGCCGGTGCTGACGCTCGCCGTCACCTCGAAGACGCTGCCGCTCACCCAGGTGCAGGATCTCGCCGACACCCGGCTCGCGATGAAGATCTCGCAGGTCGCGGGCGTCGGCCTCGTGAGCCTGTCGGGCGGCAACCGGCCGGCGGTGCGGATCCAGGCGAACCCGCTCGCGCTCGCCTCGTACGGCCTGAACCTCGATGATCTGCGCACGACGATCTCGAACCTCAACGTGAACACGCCGAAGGGCAACTTCGACGGCCCGACCCGCGCGTACACGATCAACGCGAACGACCAGCTGACGAGCGCCGACCAGTACAACGACGCCGTGGTCGCCTACAAGAGCGGCCGGCCCGTGATGCTGACCGACGTCGCCAAGGTGGTGGCCGGCTCGGAGAACACCAAGCTCGGCGCGTGGGTCGACTCGGAGCCCGCGATCATCCTGAACGTGCAGCGCCAGCCCGGCGCGAACGTGATCCAGACCGTCGACAGCATCAAGGCGATCCTGCCGAAGCTGCAGGAAGCGCTGCCCGCCTCGCTCGACGTGCAGATCGTCACCGACCGCACCACGATGATCCGCGCCGCCGTGCGCGACGTGCAGTTCGAGCTGGCGCTCGCGGTCGCGCTCGTGGTGCTCGTGATGTACCTGTTCCTCGCCAACCTCTACGCGACCATCATCCCGAGCCTGTCGGTGCCGCTGTCGCTGATCGGCACGCTCGCGGTGATGTACCTGTCGGGCTTCTCGCTGAACAACCTGTCGCTGATGGCGCTGACCATCGCGACCGGCTTCGTGGTCGACGACGCGATCGTGATGATCGAGAACATCGCGCGCTACGTCGAGGAAGGCGAGGCGCCGCTCGAGGCCGCGCTCAAGGGCTCGCGGCAGATCGGCTTCACCATCATCTCGCTGACGGTGTCGCTGATCGCCGTGCTGATCCCGCTGCTGTTCATGGGCGACGTGGTGGGCCGCCTCTTCCACGAGTTCGCGATCACCCTCGCGGTGACCATCGTGATTTCGGCGGTGGTGTCGCTCACGCTCGTGCCGATGATGTGCGCGAAGCTGCTGCGCCACACCCCGCCGCTCGAAAGCCACCGCTTCGAGACCCGCGTGCACGTGCTGATCGACAAGGTGATCGCGCGCTACGGCGTCGCGCTCGAATGGGTGCTGAACCGGCAGCGCGCGACGCTCGTCGTCGCCCTGCTGACGCTGGTGCTGACGGGCGTGCTCTACGTGGTGATCCCGAAGGGCTTCTTCCCGGTGCAGGACACCGGCGTGATCCAGGCGATCACGCAGGCGCCGCAGTCGGTGTCGTATCAGGCGATGGCGGAGCGCCAGCAGGCGCTCGCGGCCGAGATCCTGAAGAACCCCGACGTCGAGAGCCTGACCTCGTTCATCGGCGTCGACGGCGCGAACATCACGCTCAACAGCGGCCGGATGCTGATCAACCTGAAAGCGCGCGACGCGCGCAGCGAGACGGCGAGCGAGATCATCCGCACGCTGCAGCAGCAGGTCGCGCACCTGCCCGGCATCTCGCTGTACATGCAGCCGGTGCAGGATCTGACGATCGACTCGACCGTCAGCCCGACCCAGTACCAGTTCATGCTGACCGACCCGAATCCCGACGAATTCGCGACCTGGGTGCCGAAGCTCGTCGACCGGCTGAAGAAGGAGCCCTCGCTCGCCGACGTCGCGACCGACCTCCAGCAGAACGGCCAGTCGGTCTACATCGAGATCGACCGCGCGACCGCCGCGCGCTTCGGCATCACGCCCGCGACGGTCGACAACGCGCTCTACGACGCCTACGGCCAGCGCATCGTGTCGACCATCTTCACGCAGTCGAACCAGTACCGCGTGATCCTGGAATCCGAGCCGCAGATGCAGCACTACACCACCTCGCTGAACGGCATCTACCTGCCGGCGGCGGGCGGCGGCCAGGTGCCGCTGGCGGCGATCGCGACCTTCCACGAGCGGCCCTCGCCGCTGCTCGTCACGCACCTGAGCCAGTTCCCGGCGACCACCATCTCGTTCAATCTCGCGCCCGGCGCGTCGCTCGGCGAGGCGGTCAAGGCGATCGAGGCCGCCGAGAAGGAGATCGGCCTGCCCGGCTCGTTCCAGACCCGCTTCCAGGGCGCGGCGCTCGCGTTCCAGGCCTCTCTGTCGAACCAGCTGTTCCTGATCCTCGCCGCGATCATCACGATGTACATCGTGCTCGGCGTGCTGTACGAGAGCTACATCCACCCGATCACGATCCTGTCGACGCTGCCCTCGGCGGGCGTCGGCGCGCTGCTCGCGCTGATGATCACCGGCCACGACCTCGACATCATCGGCATCATCGGCATCGTGCTGCTGATCGGCATCGTCAAGAAGAACGCGATCATGATGATCGACTTCGCGCTCGAGGCGGAGCGCGTCGAGGGCAAGTCGCCGCGCGATGCCATCTACCAGGCCTGCCTGCTGCGCTTCCGGCCGATCCTGATGACCACGCTCGCGGCGCTGCTCGGCGCGGTGCCGCTGATCGTCGGCTCGGGCTCGGGCTCCGAGCTGCGCCAGCCGCTCGGGATCGCGATCGCGGGCGGCCTGATCGTGTCGCAGGTGCTCACGCTGTTCACGACGCCCGTGATCTATCTCGGCTTCGACGCGCTCGCGCGCCGCCTGCGCGCGCTGTTCCACCGCGACGGCAACGCGGCCGGCGCCCATCCGGATGCGTAA